One genomic segment of Pseudomonas fortuita includes these proteins:
- a CDS encoding hybrid sensor histidine kinase/response regulator: MQQTPLKLLMVEDSSMDAELTLMRLERSGLHVQSQLVFDHVGVEHALREARYDLILCDCVLPGSSGTEVLAISQRLAPDTPFIFLSGIYGEEHAVEMIRLGATDYVLKKNLPLLPKAVRRALTEVQERQRRRRAEEALVDVEARARIAIDAAGMGTWDLRPQEHLLLWDDRCKILFGLPVSTEMSLEVFYDGIYPDDLPMVREAVEHAMRPESGGRYRVEFRIAQPNGLEPRWLLSSGQSQFVDGQCVRFSGVLQDVNTQRLATQALRQLNEMLGERVERRTRERDRAWELSQDLLAVLNKDLTPVALNPAWEASLGFSRERLSQTSLLHLLPEPDQELLLTELAALAHGRTSVRFVGRILHAGGQQRWLSWVVVPEDTLLYVVARDITSEREAALGLAEANARLREQINERERIEAALQQMQRLEAVGQLTAGVAHDFNNLLTVILTGASFLERDLAKADLDKARTRLTHIREAGERGAKLTSQLLAFSRRQRLEPVALNLNQTLTGLEELLRRTLGGNVSVRLDLDQALWQALTDPTQTEMIILNLAINARDAMPDGGQLTLTTRNTRIDTRPQRPEDPDPGEYVMLSIRDTGCGMNEEVLTKVFEPFFTTKDIGKGSGLGLAQVFGFAKQSGGGVHIDTAPGQGTQVAVYLPAVKDQAVSEPVVPMLNQPVSESGRNRTVLLVDDDHLVRDMLGDVLRQYGYQVRQAHSGEQALALLDDEIDLLLTDFAMPEFNGAQLALAAREGYPQLPVVFLTGYAELQGLELPGSVVIQKPVQSDQLARVLNEMLGITG; encoded by the coding sequence ATGCAGCAAACACCATTGAAACTGCTGATGGTCGAAGACAGCTCGATGGACGCCGAGCTTACCCTGATGCGTCTGGAGCGCAGCGGGCTGCATGTGCAGTCACAGCTTGTGTTCGACCATGTGGGGGTTGAACATGCCCTGCGTGAGGCACGCTACGATCTGATCCTGTGCGACTGCGTCCTGCCGGGGTCGTCTGGCACCGAGGTGCTGGCCATCTCGCAGCGTTTGGCACCGGACACTCCGTTCATCTTCTTGTCTGGCATCTACGGCGAAGAGCACGCGGTGGAAATGATCCGCCTGGGCGCCACTGACTATGTGCTGAAGAAGAACCTGCCACTGCTGCCCAAGGCGGTACGCCGGGCCCTGACCGAAGTGCAGGAACGCCAGCGCCGGCGCCGCGCCGAAGAGGCCCTGGTCGACGTCGAAGCACGTGCGCGGATTGCCATCGATGCCGCCGGCATGGGCACCTGGGACCTGCGCCCACAAGAGCACCTGTTGCTGTGGGACGACCGCTGCAAGATCCTGTTCGGCCTGCCTGTCAGCACCGAAATGAGCCTTGAAGTGTTCTACGACGGCATCTACCCGGACGACCTGCCAATGGTACGTGAGGCCGTGGAACACGCCATGCGCCCGGAGAGCGGCGGCCGCTATCGGGTCGAATTTCGCATCGCGCAACCCAACGGCCTGGAACCACGCTGGTTGCTCAGCAGCGGCCAGAGCCAGTTCGTCGATGGCCAGTGCGTGCGTTTTTCCGGCGTGCTGCAGGACGTCAACACGCAACGCCTGGCCACCCAGGCGCTGCGTCAGCTCAACGAGATGCTGGGAGAAAGGGTCGAGCGCCGCACCCGCGAACGCGACCGTGCCTGGGAGCTGTCGCAGGACCTGCTGGCAGTGTTGAACAAAGACCTGACCCCAGTCGCACTGAACCCTGCATGGGAAGCCAGCCTGGGCTTCTCCCGCGAGCGCCTGAGCCAAACGTCATTGCTGCACCTGCTGCCCGAGCCCGACCAGGAACTGCTGCTGACCGAATTGGCCGCCCTCGCCCATGGCCGTACCAGCGTACGTTTCGTCGGCCGCATCCTGCACGCCGGCGGCCAGCAACGCTGGCTGTCGTGGGTGGTGGTGCCTGAAGACACCCTGCTGTACGTGGTGGCACGCGACATCACCAGCGAGCGCGAAGCCGCCTTGGGCCTTGCAGAGGCCAACGCCCGCCTGCGTGAACAGATCAACGAACGCGAGCGCATCGAGGCGGCGCTGCAGCAGATGCAGCGGCTCGAAGCAGTCGGCCAGCTGACCGCTGGCGTGGCCCACGACTTCAACAACCTGCTGACGGTGATCCTCACCGGCGCCAGCTTCCTTGAGCGCGACCTGGCCAAGGCCGACCTGGACAAGGCCCGCACGCGCCTCACCCACATCCGCGAAGCGGGCGAGCGTGGCGCCAAATTGACGTCGCAGTTGCTGGCTTTCTCGCGCCGCCAGCGCCTGGAGCCGGTAGCACTTAACCTCAACCAGACCCTGACCGGCCTGGAAGAACTGTTGCGCCGCACATTGGGGGGCAACGTCTCAGTGCGCCTGGACCTGGACCAGGCCCTGTGGCAGGCACTGACCGACCCCACCCAGACAGAGATGATCATCCTGAACCTGGCGATCAATGCCCGCGATGCCATGCCTGACGGCGGCCAACTGACCCTGACTACCCGCAACACCCGCATCGACACCCGCCCGCAACGCCCGGAAGATCCGGATCCCGGCGAGTATGTAATGCTGAGCATCCGCGATACCGGCTGCGGCATGAACGAAGAGGTGCTGACCAAGGTATTCGAGCCGTTTTTCACCACCAAAGACATCGGCAAGGGTTCGGGCCTGGGTCTGGCCCAAGTGTTCGGCTTCGCCAAACAGTCCGGGGGAGGCGTGCACATCGACACCGCGCCTGGCCAGGGCACCCAGGTGGCGGTGTACCTGCCAGCAGTAAAGGACCAGGCCGTCAGTGAGCCCGTGGTACCGATGCTCAACCAGCCAGTCAGCGAAAGTGGCCGCAACCGCACGGTGTTGCTGGTGGACGATGACCATCTGGTGCGTGACATGCTTGGCGATGTGCTGCGCCAGTATGGCTACCAGGTACGTCAGGCGCACAGCGGCGAGCAGGCATTGGCGTTGCTGGACGATGAAATCGATCTGCTGCTTACCGATTTCGCAATGCCCGAATTCAACGGCGCACAATTGGCGTTGGCTGCGCGCGAAGGGTACCCCCAGTTGCCGGTGGTGTTCCTGACTGGCTATGCAGAGCTGCAAGGGCTGGAGCTACCGGGCAGCGTGGTGATCCAGAAGCCTGTGCAGAGTGATCAGCTGGCCAGGGTGCTGAACGAGATGCTGGGCATTACCGGGTAA
- a CDS encoding response regulator, translating into MLKPILLVEDNPRDLELTLLALERSQLANEVIVLRDGADALDYLLRRNSYATRDDGNPAVLLLDLKLPKVDGLEVLKEVRATAELRSIPTVMLTSSREEPDLLRAYELGVNAYVVKPVDFKEFVAAISDLGIFWAVLNEPPPGSLRLNRRGSN; encoded by the coding sequence ATGCTCAAACCCATCCTGCTGGTCGAAGACAACCCCCGGGACCTGGAACTGACCCTGCTGGCCCTGGAACGCAGCCAGTTGGCCAACGAGGTCATCGTGCTGCGCGATGGCGCCGACGCACTCGACTACCTGCTGCGCCGCAACAGCTATGCCACACGCGATGACGGCAACCCTGCCGTGCTGTTGCTGGACCTGAAACTGCCCAAGGTCGATGGCCTGGAAGTGCTGAAGGAAGTACGCGCCACTGCCGAACTGCGCAGCATCCCCACGGTAATGCTGACCTCCTCGCGGGAGGAGCCCGACCTGTTGCGTGCCTATGAACTTGGGGTCAACGCCTACGTGGTCAAACCGGTAGATTTCAAGGAATTCGTCGCCGCCATTTCCGACCTCGGGATATTCTGGGCAGTGCTTAACGAACCGCCACCCGGCTCACTGCGGCTGAATCGTCGCGGTAGCAATTGA